From a region of the Chitinophaga caseinilytica genome:
- a CDS encoding Re/Si-specific NAD(P)(+) transhydrogenase subunit alpha: MILAVLKEKSGENRVSLVPEVVKQLVQQQVEVWVEEGAGAGAFYPDSGYREAGAALKSREDILKGADVLLTIRPPEAADVEKVPPGKTWAGVFQPLFNPTLMQQLAGRQFTIFSLDSIPRTTRAQSMDVLSSQANIAGYKAVLLAAFTYSRYFPMFMTAAGSIPPAKVLILGAGVAGLQAIATARRLGAVVEVFDTRPAVKEEVMSLGAKFVEVEGAADASKAGGYAVEQSEDFKKRQAARIAESAAKADIVITTAQIPGKPAPILLPTAAVEAMRPGSVVIDLAAATGGNTGLTKNGETIVHNGITIIGNSDLAGTAPADASKLYAKNMHNFLKLLIGKEGQCQPDFADDIVQGACIAREGQVVNERVKQLQPAAV; this comes from the coding sequence ATGATCTTGGCCGTTCTCAAAGAAAAATCAGGTGAAAACAGGGTATCGCTCGTTCCGGAAGTCGTGAAGCAACTTGTTCAGCAACAGGTGGAAGTTTGGGTGGAGGAAGGCGCAGGGGCCGGGGCGTTTTATCCGGACAGCGGTTACCGCGAAGCCGGGGCAGCCCTCAAATCCCGTGAAGATATCCTGAAGGGCGCAGACGTGCTGCTGACGATCCGTCCGCCGGAAGCGGCGGATGTCGAAAAAGTACCGCCCGGAAAAACCTGGGCCGGCGTGTTCCAGCCCCTGTTCAACCCCACACTGATGCAACAACTGGCCGGCAGGCAGTTCACCATTTTCAGTCTCGATTCCATCCCCCGCACTACCCGCGCCCAAAGTATGGACGTACTCAGTTCCCAGGCGAACATTGCAGGGTACAAAGCCGTGCTGCTGGCCGCTTTCACGTATAGCCGCTATTTCCCCATGTTCATGACCGCCGCGGGCAGCATTCCGCCGGCCAAAGTGCTCATCCTCGGCGCCGGCGTGGCCGGCCTCCAGGCGATCGCTACGGCGCGCAGGCTGGGTGCCGTGGTGGAAGTGTTCGATACGCGGCCGGCCGTGAAGGAGGAAGTGATGAGCCTCGGCGCGAAGTTCGTGGAAGTGGAAGGCGCGGCAGACGCGTCGAAAGCGGGCGGTTACGCCGTGGAGCAATCCGAAGATTTCAAAAAACGGCAGGCGGCCCGCATCGCGGAAAGCGCCGCCAAAGCGGATATCGTGATCACCACCGCCCAGATTCCCGGCAAGCCCGCGCCCATTCTGTTGCCCACGGCAGCGGTGGAAGCCATGCGGCCGGGGAGCGTCGTTATCGACCTGGCAGCGGCAACGGGCGGGAACACGGGGCTGACGAAAAACGGCGAAACCATCGTCCACAACGGTATCACCATCATCGGCAATTCCGACCTGGCCGGCACGGCACCTGCGGATGCGAGCAAGCTCTACGCGAAAAACATGCATAATTTCCTGAAACTGCTCATCGGAAAAGAAGGGCAGTGCCAGCCGGATTTTGCGGACGACATCGTGCAGGGCGCCTGCATCGCCAGGGAAGGGCAAGTGGTGAACGAACGCGTGAAACAGCTGCAACCCGCGGCCGTCTGA
- the hemH gene encoding ferrochelatase, which yields MVAISDTAIVLMNLGSPDSTAVPDVKKYLLEFLMDKRVIDYPWLMRKILVGGVIVPKRAEKSAEAYKSIWWKEGSPLIVLTQQLQKALQHDLEMPVEITMRYGNPSPEFTFNKIVKEHPGVKNVILVPLYPHYAMSSFETAAEYAKEIYRRKKYPFEMKIVEPFYRHPDYIHAVAESMRPYVEQDFDHLLFSYHGVPVRHIRKGDVTGGHCLKVNDCCHVDSRAHKQCYRHQVTVTAELVAKELGIPREKWSVSFQSRLGREEWIRPYTDERLRSLPKEGVKKLLVACPAFVSDCLETLEEIAVEGKHTFIESGGDSFTMIPCVNTHPEWVKALGILCREKMETVMV from the coding sequence ATGGTCGCAATATCTGATACCGCAATCGTGCTCATGAACCTCGGATCGCCGGATTCCACCGCCGTTCCGGACGTGAAGAAATACCTCCTCGAATTTTTGATGGACAAACGGGTGATCGATTACCCCTGGCTGATGCGCAAGATCCTCGTGGGCGGCGTCATCGTTCCGAAACGCGCGGAAAAGAGTGCCGAAGCTTATAAGAGTATCTGGTGGAAAGAGGGCTCCCCGCTCATCGTGCTCACCCAGCAACTCCAGAAAGCGCTCCAGCACGATCTCGAAATGCCGGTGGAAATCACCATGCGATATGGCAACCCTTCCCCCGAATTCACGTTCAACAAGATCGTGAAAGAACATCCCGGCGTGAAGAACGTCATCCTCGTGCCGCTGTACCCGCACTACGCGATGAGCAGCTTCGAGACCGCCGCGGAATACGCGAAGGAAATCTACCGCAGGAAAAAGTATCCCTTCGAAATGAAGATCGTGGAGCCGTTTTACCGCCATCCCGACTACATCCACGCCGTTGCGGAAAGCATGCGGCCGTATGTGGAACAGGATTTCGACCATCTTCTCTTCAGCTATCACGGTGTACCGGTAAGGCATATACGTAAAGGCGACGTAACGGGCGGGCATTGCCTGAAGGTGAACGACTGCTGCCACGTGGATTCCCGCGCGCACAAGCAGTGTTACCGCCACCAGGTGACCGTTACGGCGGAGCTGGTTGCGAAGGAACTGGGCATCCCGAGGGAAAAATGGAGCGTTTCGTTCCAGAGCCGCCTCGGGAGGGAAGAATGGATCCGGCCGTATACCGACGAGCGCCTGCGCTCGCTGCCGAAAGAAGGCGTGAAAAAGCTGCTGGTGGCTTGCCCGGCGTTCGTGTCCGACTGCCTGGAAACGCTGGAAGAGATCGCGGTGGAAGGGAAACACACCTTCATCGAATCGGGCGGCGATTCTTTCACGATGATTCCCTGTGTGAACACACATCCCGAATGGGTGAAAGCCCTCGGCATCCTGTGCCGCGAAAAAATGGAAACTGTTATGGTTTAA
- the hemA gene encoding glutamyl-tRNA reductase, translating into MQVNQPKDISNFHIVGINYKKTDAAIRGLFAINQDQYQQLLQAAQSAGMNDLFVLSTCNRTEVYGFATDPTVLMRLLCDAANGNPQVFAQMAYVKSGEGAVRHLYQVGTGLDSQILGDYEIIGQIKGAAKFAKANGCVGTFLERLVNSVLQVSKLIKNETGLSSGTVSVAFAAVRLLEAKVADIQNKNIVLLGVGKIGRNTCKNMMEYLGVRNITLINRTTAVAEDFAGKHGLRYAPFEQMDESLRAADVILVATNAPQPTILRKHMEGTASKLVVDLSIPFNVAPDVRELAHVEVVNVDDLGKIQDETLARRLNEVPKAISIIEEHMEEFLYWHKMRKHAVVLKAVKEKLTEIHAREIKEQKNGAHYNLEDIEEVSSRIIQKMINLMAGKVRKETEKGDMYIAMISEIFETGANQE; encoded by the coding sequence ATGCAGGTCAATCAGCCTAAAGACATATCGAATTTTCATATCGTTGGGATCAACTATAAGAAAACTGACGCTGCGATCCGGGGACTTTTTGCCATAAACCAGGACCAATACCAGCAACTTTTACAGGCGGCGCAATCCGCCGGCATGAACGATCTGTTCGTGCTCTCCACTTGCAACCGCACGGAAGTTTACGGATTCGCGACGGACCCTACGGTGCTCATGCGCCTCCTTTGCGATGCCGCCAACGGCAACCCGCAGGTATTTGCGCAGATGGCATATGTCAAATCGGGGGAAGGCGCCGTCAGGCATCTTTACCAGGTGGGCACGGGGCTGGACAGCCAGATCCTCGGCGACTATGAGATCATCGGCCAGATCAAGGGCGCAGCCAAGTTTGCGAAAGCGAACGGATGTGTGGGCACTTTCCTGGAAAGACTGGTGAACAGCGTGCTGCAGGTTTCCAAGCTCATCAAGAACGAAACCGGCCTCAGCTCCGGCACCGTTTCGGTGGCATTCGCCGCCGTCCGGCTCCTGGAAGCCAAAGTGGCCGATATCCAAAATAAGAACATCGTATTGCTCGGTGTGGGCAAAATCGGCCGCAACACCTGCAAGAACATGATGGAATACCTGGGCGTGCGCAACATCACGCTCATTAACCGGACTACGGCCGTGGCGGAAGATTTCGCCGGGAAGCACGGGTTACGGTACGCTCCTTTCGAGCAAATGGACGAATCGCTCCGCGCGGCAGACGTGATCTTGGTGGCCACCAACGCCCCCCAGCCCACGATCCTCCGCAAACATATGGAAGGTACGGCATCCAAACTGGTAGTAGACCTTTCCATCCCCTTCAACGTTGCCCCTGACGTGCGCGAACTGGCCCATGTCGAAGTCGTGAACGTAGACGATCTCGGCAAGATCCAGGACGAAACCCTCGCCCGCCGGCTCAACGAAGTTCCCAAAGCCATCTCCATCATCGAGGAGCATATGGAAGAATTCCTCTACTGGCACAAAATGCGCAAGCATGCCGTGGTACTCAAAGCGGTCAAGGAAAAACTCACCGAAATCCATGCCCGCGAGATCAAGGAACAGAAAAACGGCGCACATTATAACCTGGAAGACATCGAGGAAGTTTCTTCCCGCATCATCCAGAAAATGATCAATCTCATGGCCGGAAAAGTGCGCAAGGAAACTGAAAAGGGCGATATGTACATCGCCATGATCAGTGAAATATTCGAGACCGGCGCAAACCAGGAATAA
- the hemC gene encoding hydroxymethylbilane synthase: MIRIGTRDSQLAMWQANLVKDLLTQNGHAVELVPIKSEGDIDLVTPLYEIGVQGIFTKTLDIALLSGKIDVAVHSFKDVPTQLPQGLINAAILERGPVKDLLVHKGSTAFLDDPASTANIATSSIRRRAQWLRRYPHHQLHNLRGNVIKRLEKLAAENWDAAIFAAAGLERINVRPENSLELDWMIPAPAQGAIVAACREDNTAVREALAPLHHIDTAICTGEERAFLRTLLGGCTTPISAYAYISDGELFFEGSLCSLDGSRSLLATRRVAVSAAAGTGHDAALDIISQGGDAIIQEIKHAQQR; the protein is encoded by the coding sequence ATGATCCGAATAGGAACACGGGATAGCCAACTCGCCATGTGGCAGGCTAACCTGGTGAAAGATTTATTGACACAAAACGGCCATGCCGTAGAACTGGTCCCCATCAAAAGCGAAGGCGACATCGACCTGGTAACGCCTCTTTACGAGATCGGCGTTCAGGGCATTTTCACCAAAACGCTCGACATCGCGCTGCTTTCCGGTAAGATCGACGTCGCCGTCCATTCCTTCAAAGACGTGCCCACACAGCTGCCCCAGGGGCTGATCAACGCCGCCATCCTGGAGCGCGGGCCGGTGAAGGATTTGCTCGTCCATAAAGGCAGCACCGCATTCCTCGACGATCCCGCATCCACTGCCAATATCGCTACCAGCAGCATCCGCCGCAGGGCGCAATGGCTCCGCCGGTACCCCCATCACCAGCTCCACAACCTCCGCGGCAACGTCATCAAACGCCTGGAAAAGCTCGCCGCCGAGAACTGGGACGCCGCCATTTTCGCCGCCGCAGGGCTGGAGCGGATCAACGTTCGCCCGGAAAACTCGCTGGAGCTCGACTGGATGATCCCCGCACCTGCACAGGGCGCCATCGTGGCCGCCTGCCGGGAAGATAACACTGCAGTCCGCGAAGCCCTGGCTCCGCTGCACCATATAGATACCGCCATTTGCACCGGCGAAGAGCGCGCTTTCCTGCGCACCCTCCTCGGCGGCTGCACCACGCCTATCAGCGCCTACGCCTACATCAGCGACGGCGAACTGTTTTTCGAAGGCAGCCTCTGCAGCCTCGACGGCAGCCGGTCGCTCCTCGCCACCCGCCGCGTCGCCGTTTCGGCCGCCGCCGGCACGGGGCACGACGCCGCGCTCGACATCATTTCCCAGGGCGGAGACGCCATCATCCAGGAAATCAAACATGCCCAACAGCGATAA
- a CDS encoding uroporphyrinogen-III synthase: protein MPNSDKYRILSTKSLQESLRQAAATRGIALVDQPFIDILPVRTPQLDARLKEIALGGQVLVFTSPNTVKSVTGYWHNGVKQRIYCLGGATLEVVQAEIPGAEVLATAASSLELAKLIVSDASIGKVVFLCGNIRRNELPEHLSAHQIGVEELVVYHTVETPALLGERYDGVLFFSPSSVRSFFQQNTPDGETVYFAIGETTGAAVQEITGRQPVIGAEASVPALVQTAIDYFDNINNSNE, encoded by the coding sequence ATGCCCAACAGCGATAAATACCGCATATTAAGCACCAAATCCCTCCAGGAATCGCTGCGCCAGGCCGCCGCAACACGCGGCATCGCCCTGGTAGACCAGCCTTTCATCGACATCCTGCCGGTACGCACGCCCCAACTGGACGCGCGGCTGAAGGAAATCGCCCTCGGTGGACAGGTACTCGTTTTCACCAGTCCGAACACGGTAAAATCCGTGACCGGGTATTGGCATAACGGCGTGAAACAGCGGATATACTGCCTCGGCGGCGCCACGCTCGAAGTAGTGCAGGCCGAAATCCCCGGTGCGGAAGTGCTGGCCACGGCAGCCAGTTCCCTGGAACTGGCGAAGCTCATCGTATCGGACGCCTCCATCGGAAAAGTGGTGTTCCTTTGCGGGAACATCCGCCGAAACGAGCTGCCCGAGCACCTTTCCGCCCACCAGATCGGCGTGGAGGAACTGGTCGTGTACCATACCGTGGAAACGCCCGCTTTGCTGGGCGAGCGGTACGACGGGGTACTGTTTTTCAGTCCCAGCAGCGTCCGCAGCTTTTTCCAGCAGAATACGCCTGACGGGGAGACCGTTTATTTCGCCATCGGCGAAACGACGGGGGCCGCTGTGCAGGAAATTACCGGCCGGCAGCCGGTCATCGGTGCGGAAGCTTCGGTTCCCGCGCTGGTGCAGACAGCCATCGATTATTTTGACAACATCAATAATAGCAACGAATGA
- the hemE gene encoding uroporphyrinogen decarboxylase produces MNGLQNDLLLKALSGSPVPRPPVWMMRQAGRFLPDYIKLRDKYSFFERCQTPELATEITVMPVDQVGVDAAIIFSDILVVPQAMGMEVQLVEKLGPLLPQPIKSAADLNRIHIPDVKDSLHYVMDALRLTKQTLAGRVPLIGFAGAPWTLLCYMVQGKGSKTFDEAKAFCYTQPEVAHELLDRITETTIAYLKAQVEAGADVVQIFDSWGGLLSPDDFENFSLRYIRRIVAALQGVAPVIVFAKGAWFALEEMAATGAQGLGLDWCIKPGLARQFAGPDVTLQGNFDPAQLMKPIPEIQKSVKAMIDAFGPQRYIANLGHGILPNIPVDHAKAFIEAVKNYA; encoded by the coding sequence ATGAACGGATTACAGAACGACCTGCTGCTGAAGGCCCTTTCGGGCAGCCCGGTACCCCGCCCCCCGGTATGGATGATGCGCCAGGCCGGCCGCTTTTTGCCTGACTATATCAAGCTCCGTGATAAATATTCCTTCTTCGAGCGCTGCCAGACGCCCGAACTGGCCACCGAGATCACCGTGATGCCGGTAGACCAGGTAGGGGTAGACGCGGCCATCATTTTCTCCGACATCCTCGTGGTGCCGCAGGCGATGGGCATGGAAGTGCAGCTCGTGGAAAAATTGGGCCCCCTCCTCCCCCAGCCTATCAAATCGGCAGCAGACCTTAACCGCATTCACATCCCCGACGTGAAAGACAGCCTGCATTACGTGATGGACGCCCTGCGCCTCACCAAACAGACGCTGGCCGGCCGCGTGCCCCTCATCGGCTTCGCCGGCGCCCCCTGGACGCTGCTTTGCTACATGGTTCAGGGCAAGGGGTCCAAAACCTTCGACGAGGCCAAAGCTTTCTGCTACACCCAGCCCGAAGTGGCGCACGAACTGCTGGACCGCATCACCGAAACCACCATCGCCTACCTGAAAGCGCAGGTGGAAGCGGGTGCAGACGTGGTACAGATCTTCGATTCCTGGGGCGGACTGCTGAGCCCGGATGATTTCGAGAACTTCTCGCTCCGGTACATCCGCCGCATCGTGGCCGCATTGCAGGGCGTTGCCCCCGTGATCGTGTTCGCCAAAGGCGCCTGGTTCGCGCTGGAAGAAATGGCCGCCACCGGCGCGCAGGGCCTCGGCCTCGACTGGTGCATCAAACCCGGACTGGCCCGCCAGTTTGCCGGCCCCGACGTAACTTTGCAAGGCAACTTCGACCCCGCGCAGCTCATGAAGCCCATCCCGGAAATCCAGAAATCCGTGAAAGCCATGATCGACGCATTCGGGCCGCAGCGCTACATCGCCAACCTGGGCCACGGCATTTTGCCGAACATCCCGGTAGATCACGCCAAAGCATTCATCGAAGCCGTTAAGAACTATGCATAA
- the hemF gene encoding oxygen-dependent coproporphyrinogen oxidase — protein MHNISVKDRFVPFIHQLQNEICAALEQADGKAKFREDRWERPEGGGGITRVISGGNVFQKGGVNTSVVSGKLPPVMAQQFKVPDNSSFLAAGLSLVIHPENPYVPTVHANWRYFELYGEDGSVRDMWFGGGADLTPYYILEGDGVHFHRTFKEACGGYYEQYKRQCDEYFVNKHRNNEARGIGGVFYDYLRPSAERTAEDLLQFQFSNGNAFISSYLPIVEKRKTAPYGEAQVEWQEYRRGRYVEFNLIHDRGTLFGLKTNGRIESILMSLPARARWEYDYHPAPGSPEAELLEYLKPREWVKP, from the coding sequence ATGCATAATATTTCCGTAAAAGACCGATTCGTCCCCTTCATCCACCAGCTGCAGAACGAGATCTGCGCTGCGCTGGAACAGGCCGACGGGAAAGCGAAGTTCCGTGAAGACCGCTGGGAGCGGCCGGAAGGCGGCGGGGGCATTACCCGCGTCATCTCCGGCGGCAACGTTTTCCAGAAAGGAGGCGTGAATACCTCGGTCGTAAGCGGGAAACTGCCGCCCGTTATGGCACAGCAGTTCAAAGTGCCGGACAACAGCAGCTTCCTGGCGGCGGGCCTTTCGCTCGTCATCCATCCCGAAAACCCTTACGTGCCCACGGTGCACGCCAACTGGCGGTATTTTGAGCTGTACGGGGAAGACGGATCGGTGCGGGATATGTGGTTCGGCGGAGGGGCAGACCTCACGCCGTATTACATCCTGGAAGGTGACGGCGTTCATTTTCACCGTACCTTCAAGGAGGCCTGCGGCGGATATTACGAACAATATAAGCGCCAGTGCGACGAATACTTCGTCAACAAGCACCGGAACAACGAAGCCCGCGGGATCGGCGGCGTGTTTTACGACTACCTTCGTCCATCGGCGGAGCGTACCGCCGAAGACCTGCTGCAGTTCCAGTTTTCCAACGGCAATGCGTTCATATCCTCCTACCTGCCCATCGTAGAAAAGCGGAAAACCGCTCCCTACGGCGAAGCGCAGGTAGAGTGGCAGGAATACCGGCGCGGCCGGTACGTGGAATTCAACCTGATCCACGACCGGGGCACGCTGTTCGGGCTCAAGACCAACGGCAGGATCGAATCGATCCTCATGAGCCTCCCCGCCCGCGCGCGCTGGGAATACGACTACCACCCGGCACCCGGCAGCCCGGAAGCGGAACTGCTGGAATACCTCAAGCCGCGTGAATGGGTAAAACCGTAA
- the hemB gene encoding porphobilinogen synthase, whose amino-acid sequence MIRRNRILRTSPAIRAMVAETILTPANFIAPLFVVEGKGVKEEIASMPGYFRHSLDGTVQEAKELWAMGIRSVLLFIKCADELKDNKGTEALNPDGLMQRAIKAVKDAVPGMVVMTDVALDPFSIYGHDGIVEGEEIVNDATVEVLAQMSLSHAQAGADFVAPSDMMDGRIGAIRDILEENNFTKTGIMAYSAKYASCFYGPFRDALDSAPGFGDKKTYQMDYANAREALRETLMDVDEGADIVMVKPAMAYLDIIRLIKDSVTVPVSAYHVSGEYAMIKAAAKMGWINEEKAILESLTSIRRAGADLIATYFAKDAVRLLNQ is encoded by the coding sequence ATGATCAGAAGAAACAGAATTTTGCGCACCTCCCCCGCCATCCGTGCGATGGTAGCGGAAACCATTTTGACCCCGGCCAACTTCATCGCCCCGCTTTTCGTGGTGGAAGGTAAAGGCGTGAAGGAAGAGATCGCGTCCATGCCCGGATACTTCCGTCATTCCCTCGACGGCACCGTGCAGGAAGCGAAGGAATTGTGGGCCATGGGCATCCGGAGCGTGCTGCTGTTCATTAAATGTGCGGATGAACTGAAAGACAACAAAGGCACCGAAGCCCTGAACCCCGACGGGCTCATGCAGCGCGCCATCAAAGCCGTGAAGGACGCCGTTCCCGGAATGGTAGTGATGACCGACGTTGCGCTGGACCCCTTCTCCATCTACGGCCACGACGGCATCGTGGAAGGGGAAGAGATCGTGAACGACGCTACGGTGGAAGTGCTGGCGCAGATGAGCCTCAGCCATGCGCAGGCCGGCGCGGATTTTGTGGCGCCCAGCGATATGATGGACGGTCGTATTGGCGCCATCCGCGACATCCTCGAAGAAAACAACTTCACCAAAACCGGCATCATGGCCTATAGCGCCAAATATGCCAGCTGCTTCTACGGTCCTTTCCGCGACGCGCTGGATTCCGCGCCTGGTTTCGGTGACAAGAAAACATACCAGATGGATTATGCCAACGCCCGCGAAGCCCTCCGCGAAACGCTGATGGACGTAGACGAAGGCGCCGATATCGTGATGGTGAAACCCGCCATGGCGTATCTCGACATTATCCGCCTGATCAAAGACAGCGTAACCGTTCCCGTGAGCGCCTACCATGTATCCGGCGAATACGCCATGATCAAGGCGGCGGCGAAAATGGGATGGATCAACGAAGAAAAGGCCATCCTGGAAAGCCTGACCAGCATCAGGCGGGCCGGGGCCGACCTCATCGCCACGTACTTCGCCAAAGATGCGGTACGCCTGTTAAACCAATAA